A single region of the Saprospiraceae bacterium genome encodes:
- a CDS encoding ABC transporter permease, translated as MFQNYIKTAWRNIVKNRLFSVINILGLSVGMTLLILIFLYIQHETSYNQTIPQQGQVYRIYKDFHRADGRKSAILPAPVSPAVMAEIPEVRSASRFSGIDEILVQVGEQSLFIEGFATADSLFFQTVPLALSQGDKNRVFSKPGNAVLSADMAKILFGNENPIGQAILINNEQQVTVEGVLAAPQGPSHFNAINLLVNEHDFSPHWTGGHCEVYVQLSDNTVPQLAEQKITALANDYIKQAYLEDGETPPERFPQWRLQPLTAIHLHSTNMGGYHGNNGSIRQIGILLSLGFIVLLIASINYMNLATARATKRAKEVGIRKVSGATFKQMVSQFLSESVLQSVMALCAAVVLADLALPYFSRVVDRPLDFFDILRSNLPIWLTLLAFCIGILAGSYPAFYLSQFRPISTLKGVMVKGKTGNRFRQSLVVLQFSLSITLIIMTGFVWKQVNYMLHQDLGFNGAQVVVATLNTAEAVEKFRRTKGTLLNQPGILSSSVVSRTPGQFIPNYTMNLESKEKEAYINTFFGDAGLAETLSLEMLEGRFFSEKFPRDTASAFVVNQQFLKTYGIENPIGYRLKFAFDETYGEIIGVVKDFHYQGLQSELAPLVISAREDIAWFSHVSFKIDPTLVSTAISQMEGFWKTLEPKHPFRYSFLDEDFARQYDTYERYGNIIALGTLLSIFVAILGLFGLSTFTIEQRTKEIGIRKVLGATVDNLIQLLIKDFIKLVLIAGMVALPIGYWFVDSWLADFAYPTALGPLPFALALFSAVLLAVLTVMFQTIRSSRANPVEALRYE; from the coding sequence ATGTTTCAAAATTACATTAAAACGGCCTGGCGCAATATTGTTAAAAATCGACTATTTTCAGTGATTAACATCCTGGGCCTTTCTGTTGGGATGACCCTGCTCATCTTGATCTTTTTATATATACAACACGAGACAAGCTATAACCAAACGATCCCGCAACAGGGCCAAGTATACCGCATATACAAAGACTTCCACCGAGCAGACGGACGTAAATCAGCTATTCTCCCCGCACCTGTTTCACCAGCAGTGATGGCCGAAATTCCCGAAGTCCGTTCGGCCAGTCGCTTTAGTGGAATAGACGAAATATTGGTACAAGTAGGAGAACAATCATTATTTATAGAGGGGTTTGCTACGGCGGATAGCCTTTTCTTCCAAACGGTCCCGTTGGCACTTTCGCAAGGCGATAAAAACCGTGTTTTCAGCAAACCGGGGAATGCTGTCTTGTCTGCCGACATGGCCAAAATCTTATTTGGCAATGAAAATCCAATTGGTCAGGCTATTTTAATCAATAATGAACAGCAGGTAACGGTCGAAGGTGTTTTGGCCGCACCACAAGGTCCATCACATTTCAATGCCATCAATTTATTGGTCAATGAGCATGATTTTTCTCCCCACTGGACAGGTGGACATTGTGAAGTATACGTACAACTCAGCGATAATACAGTGCCCCAGCTGGCCGAGCAAAAAATAACGGCATTGGCAAATGATTATATCAAACAGGCGTATTTGGAAGATGGCGAGACCCCTCCAGAACGCTTTCCCCAATGGCGTTTGCAGCCCTTAACTGCTATTCATCTGCATTCCACCAACATGGGAGGATATCATGGAAACAATGGGAGTATTCGCCAAATTGGGATACTATTGTCTCTTGGCTTTATCGTTTTACTAATTGCTAGTATCAATTATATGAACCTGGCGACTGCCCGCGCAACCAAAAGGGCCAAAGAAGTGGGTATTCGAAAAGTCAGTGGAGCCACCTTCAAACAAATGGTTAGCCAATTCTTGTCAGAATCAGTCTTGCAAAGTGTAATGGCCCTATGCGCCGCCGTCGTCCTAGCCGACCTGGCATTACCCTACTTTAGCCGGGTCGTGGATCGGCCATTGGATTTTTTTGACATCCTTCGATCCAATTTACCTATTTGGTTGACGTTATTAGCTTTTTGTATAGGCATATTGGCAGGAAGCTATCCAGCCTTTTATCTATCTCAGTTCCGCCCCATTAGCACCCTCAAAGGCGTGATGGTAAAAGGCAAAACCGGGAATCGCTTTCGCCAATCCCTGGTGGTTCTTCAATTTAGTTTGTCCATTACCCTCATCATCATGACTGGCTTTGTCTGGAAGCAAGTCAATTATATGCTCCATCAAGACCTGGGTTTCAATGGCGCGCAAGTGGTCGTAGCGACCCTCAACACAGCCGAAGCGGTCGAAAAATTCCGACGAACCAAAGGTACCTTGCTCAACCAGCCAGGAATCCTCAGCAGTTCCGTCGTCTCTCGCACGCCTGGTCAATTTATCCCCAATTATACGATGAACCTGGAAAGCAAAGAAAAAGAGGCTTATATCAATACCTTTTTCGGCGATGCTGGACTGGCTGAAACCCTGTCTCTCGAAATGTTAGAGGGCCGTTTTTTTTCAGAAAAATTCCCAAGAGATACCGCAAGTGCTTTTGTAGTAAATCAGCAATTTTTAAAGACCTATGGCATCGAAAACCCCATTGGTTATCGTCTAAAATTTGCCTTTGATGAAACCTACGGAGAAATCATCGGGGTTGTAAAAGACTTCCATTACCAAGGTTTGCAATCCGAATTAGCGCCACTTGTTATTTCTGCCAGGGAAGACATTGCCTGGTTTAGTCATGTGAGTTTTAAAATCGACCCTACGCTGGTTTCCACAGCCATTAGCCAAATGGAGGGGTTTTGGAAAACCCTGGAACCTAAACATCCTTTTCGTTACAGCTTTTTGGATGAAGATTTTGCCCGGCAATACGATACTTATGAACGCTACGGCAACATCATTGCACTGGGGACGCTCCTCAGCATTTTTGTAGCCATCCTGGGTTTATTTGGCCTGTCTACCTTTACCATCGAGCAACGCACCAAAGAAATTGGCATCCGAAAAGTGCTAGGTGCCACGGTAGATAATCTCATCCAATTACTCATCAAAGATTTTATAAAACTTGTTTTAATTGCGGGGATGGTCGCCTTGCCGATTGGCTATTGGTTTGTAGATAGCTGGCTGGCCGATTTTGCCTATCCTACGGCACTAGGGCCGCTTCCCTTCGCCTTGGCGCTATTTTCAGCCGTGTTATTAGCCGTTTTGACGGTCATGTTCCAGACGATACGTTCTTCGAGGGCCAATCCGGTGGAGGCTTTGCGCTATGAGTGA
- a CDS encoding ABC transporter permease, with translation MLINYLKIAWRNLLKYKLFSSINIGGLALGLTVAILIGRYVQLELGVDQWLTDGERIYRVYRSNPDGSGAWTQNSPMLAPKLVTDLPEVETATYLRPDAESLFSTESKGLYIKKICLVDSSFLTVIDLPLSAGDKQAALQAPNTMLVSEAVALRFFGTKAVVGKVLTYNGDEPYTITGVFPVINGTSHLDYEVFLRQSSLWGQWLNNSFVTYVKLRPDASSDVVAAKMYDLLSPIMLAAYAEANFEVTAKDMPTWGLQNFQEIYLHSADVSSLTNQKGNLRYLYILGFIAILVLIVAMINYINLSTARALNRSKEIGIRKVGGAVKGQLVVQFLVEAILQSLVAMIIAIPLAELVLPIFNQICGRSISLIEEVWPGLLLPCLALSLLVGGLAGLYPAFVLSGFRPIQVLSGHRVKLGGQTFRKTLVVAQFTGVVVLGVVMLVMYKQVQFMLHQDLGFNDEQVITIPLNYQESWRNVEAIKQDLINHPGIRAVSSASSFPGHDITNYTVELAGKEKNYFSPDFAFVDDGYADILGLKMVQGRFFSPEFTSDTIGGFVVNEAFVKRMQLDDPIGHKMRLPWHEDWGQIVGVVKDYHHRGLDANINPLVLFARPMYRPISAISVQAEDWQNTLSFIQEKWLEVEPAHPFRYEFLDQSFAAQYQQYQELSQTMLYSVLLTIIVAILGLLGLSTFMAQQKTKEIGIRKVLGASVQQLIVLLSSQFLWLVLIASAMAIPLAYWLSSLWLQDFAYRVDPSILPFVIAIAASLFIALLTVSIQAFRVARANPVEALRGE, from the coding sequence ATGCTAATCAACTACCTAAAAATCGCCTGGCGCAACCTACTGAAATACAAACTATTTTCCTCCATTAATATAGGAGGGCTAGCCCTGGGACTCACCGTCGCCATCCTGATTGGCCGTTATGTACAACTGGAACTAGGCGTGGACCAATGGCTGACCGACGGCGAACGCATCTACCGCGTCTACCGGTCCAACCCTGACGGCTCCGGCGCCTGGACCCAGAACTCGCCAATGCTCGCCCCCAAACTAGTGACAGACTTGCCTGAGGTGGAAACCGCCACCTACCTTCGACCAGATGCCGAATCTCTTTTTTCAACGGAAAGCAAAGGCTTGTATATCAAGAAAATATGCCTGGTAGACAGCAGTTTTTTAACTGTCATTGACCTTCCCTTGTCAGCAGGAGATAAACAAGCGGCTTTACAAGCACCAAATACCATGCTGGTCTCTGAGGCTGTCGCCCTGCGCTTTTTTGGCACCAAAGCGGTCGTCGGCAAGGTTTTAACCTACAATGGCGATGAACCCTATACTATCACCGGCGTTTTTCCGGTCATCAACGGGACTTCTCACCTCGATTATGAAGTCTTCCTGCGCCAAAGCAGCCTTTGGGGGCAGTGGCTCAACAATAGTTTTGTCACTTATGTCAAACTTCGGCCGGATGCCTCCTCAGACGTGGTGGCTGCAAAGATGTATGACCTGCTGTCTCCCATTATGCTCGCCGCCTACGCCGAGGCCAATTTTGAGGTCACAGCAAAGGATATGCCGACTTGGGGCTTGCAAAATTTTCAGGAAATCTACCTGCATTCAGCAGACGTGTCTTCTCTTACCAACCAAAAGGGCAACCTGCGCTACTTATATATTTTGGGCTTTATCGCCATACTGGTCCTTATCGTCGCTATGATCAATTACATCAACCTTTCTACTGCCAGGGCACTCAACCGATCCAAAGAAATTGGGATTCGAAAAGTAGGTGGAGCCGTGAAAGGCCAGTTGGTCGTCCAGTTTTTGGTGGAGGCTATCTTGCAAAGTCTGGTCGCCATGATCATCGCCATTCCCCTGGCCGAACTGGTGCTACCCATTTTTAACCAAATCTGCGGTCGGTCGATTAGCCTGATAGAAGAAGTATGGCCGGGCCTATTGCTACCTTGTTTGGCCCTGAGCCTACTGGTTGGTGGCTTAGCCGGATTGTATCCGGCTTTTGTGCTCTCTGGTTTTCGGCCCATCCAGGTCTTGTCGGGGCATCGCGTCAAGCTTGGGGGACAGACCTTTAGAAAAACACTGGTTGTCGCTCAGTTTACCGGTGTCGTAGTCCTGGGCGTCGTGATGTTGGTTATGTACAAACAGGTACAATTTATGCTGCATCAGGACTTGGGGTTCAACGATGAACAGGTCATTACCATCCCTTTGAATTACCAGGAATCCTGGCGCAACGTCGAAGCCATCAAACAAGACTTAATTAATCATCCGGGCATTCGGGCAGTTTCCTCGGCCTCTTCATTTCCCGGGCATGACATTACCAATTATACGGTAGAGTTAGCAGGTAAAGAAAAAAACTATTTCAGCCCCGATTTTGCCTTTGTCGATGACGGCTATGCGGATATTTTGGGCCTAAAAATGGTACAAGGGCGATTTTTTTCACCCGAATTTACCTCCGACACCATTGGCGGATTTGTGGTAAACGAAGCATTTGTCAAACGAATGCAATTGGACGACCCGATTGGCCACAAAATGCGCCTGCCCTGGCATGAGGATTGGGGACAAATCGTTGGTGTAGTGAAAGATTACCATCACCGGGGCCTGGACGCCAATATCAACCCTTTGGTCTTATTTGCCCGCCCCATGTATCGGCCCATTTCTGCCATCAGTGTACAGGCTGAGGACTGGCAAAACACCCTAAGCTTCATCCAGGAGAAATGGCTGGAGGTCGAACCCGCCCACCCCTTCCGCTATGAATTCCTGGACCAATCCTTCGCCGCCCAATACCAACAATACCAAGAACTCAGCCAAACGATGTTGTACAGTGTACTACTGACCATCATCGTGGCCATTTTGGGCCTCCTTGGCTTGTCGACCTTCATGGCACAGCAAAAAACAAAAGAAATAGGCATTCGCAAGGTGCTTGGCGCCAGTGTACAACAACTCATCGTACTGCTGAGCAGCCAATTTCTCTGGTTGGTACTCATCGCCAGCGCCATGGCCATCCCGCTCGCTTATTGGCTTTCTTCCCTATGGCTGCAAGACTTTGCCTATCGGGTAGATCCTTCTATTTTGCCATTTGTGATCGCGATCGCTGCCTCCTTATTCATTGCACTGCTTACGGTGTCCATCCAAGCCTTCCGCGTGGCTCGGGCCAATCCAGTAGAGGCCTTGCGAGGGGAGTGA
- a CDS encoding ABC transporter permease, whose product MIKHYLKTAFRNLFKHKLFSFVNILGLGLGMACCFLILIFVRHEFSFDNFQKNVDRIGRVNYTASFGNSATVLARIPPPIAPLMPDFFPEVKYAARMFPRSVSVEVREGAAGNGVARFEVPEVAFVDSNLLDILTFDFIEGDPLLALKQPFSVILTEEMARQFFGSTEVLGKTIHFLSTYPFRVTGVIKDHPDNSSLRFNLLVPYENMYDIEGETFGPSLRNNLTQNWVVSHSATFVLLTEGASMAAINERFPAFLKTYGNEQFRDNQSFSVMALRDIHTQSQAGLEQVAPANMNYLYLFIGIGLLTLVIACINFVNLSTASSLSRAREIGVRKAVGAGKEGIMGQFLGESILLSFLGFLISMVLLQLFLPYLNTLTQRELSFNIWQESWLSIVFLGIFLLTGLLAGIYPAFFVARFKPIHILKGKGYASLPQGARLRKVLVSIQFWVSIVLMAGTFGIYKQISYLQSQPMGFQQDQVINVPLFSPNVNAVFGGVDANLRQKTNAFEEELLKNPKVEAVTLSSGTLGVGAVRRRIDSDNIPPEENVFAAGLSVDYDFVETYALELVTGRSFGRAFGTDHLDAYVINESAVTLLGWESPEQALGQMVDREGKKGKVIGVVKDFHYRSLRYPIDAFIMDVNPATFNTFSIRIQGSDLPETIDFIESKWNTMFPEKVFENTFLDETIGNSYASDTRFGQIISYFAFLAILISCFGLYGLVTYTAVQKTKEIGIRKVLGASISHILLLLSKEFIWLIGIAGLLAFPLVYYGLQQWLSNFAFTIKLGVGLLLAPWALVLAIALLTLSYQALKAAFSDPVKALRYE is encoded by the coding sequence ATGATTAAACATTACCTAAAAACAGCTTTTCGGAACCTTTTTAAACACAAGCTATTTTCCTTCGTCAATATCCTGGGCCTAGGCTTGGGCATGGCTTGCTGCTTTCTGATTTTGATTTTCGTACGACACGAATTTAGTTTTGATAATTTTCAGAAGAATGTCGACCGGATTGGAAGGGTCAACTACACGGCCAGTTTCGGGAATAGCGCTACGGTGCTTGCCCGCATCCCGCCACCCATCGCGCCATTGATGCCCGATTTTTTCCCTGAAGTGAAATATGCTGCACGGATGTTTCCACGGAGCGTCAGCGTGGAGGTCAGGGAAGGGGCAGCGGGAAATGGGGTGGCGCGTTTTGAAGTCCCTGAGGTGGCTTTTGTCGATTCTAATCTCCTGGATATTCTCACCTTTGACTTTATCGAAGGGGACCCCCTGCTGGCGCTAAAACAGCCTTTTTCGGTAATCTTGACGGAAGAAATGGCCCGGCAATTTTTTGGCTCAACGGAGGTGTTGGGCAAAACCATTCATTTTTTGAGTACCTATCCCTTTCGGGTGACTGGGGTGATAAAAGACCATCCGGATAATTCCAGCTTGCGCTTTAATTTGTTGGTACCCTACGAAAACATGTATGACATTGAAGGGGAGACTTTTGGGCCTAGTTTACGGAATAACCTGACGCAAAACTGGGTGGTTTCGCATTCTGCTACCTTTGTTTTATTAACGGAAGGCGCTTCTATGGCTGCCATAAACGAGCGTTTCCCCGCATTTCTGAAGACCTATGGAAATGAGCAATTTAGGGATAACCAATCCTTTAGCGTCATGGCGCTGCGGGATATCCACACCCAGTCCCAGGCGGGCCTGGAGCAGGTGGCGCCCGCCAACATGAACTACCTGTACCTGTTCATTGGCATCGGCTTATTGACCTTGGTTATTGCCTGTATTAATTTTGTAAACCTCTCCACGGCCAGCTCGCTAAGTAGAGCTAGAGAAATCGGCGTAAGGAAGGCGGTGGGTGCTGGCAAAGAAGGCATCATGGGGCAGTTTTTGGGAGAGTCTATTTTGTTGAGTTTTTTGGGCTTTCTCATTTCTATGGTATTGTTGCAACTATTTTTACCCTATCTAAATACCTTGACCCAACGAGAATTGTCTTTTAACATATGGCAGGAAAGTTGGTTGAGCATCGTTTTCTTGGGAATCTTCCTCTTGACCGGGTTATTGGCAGGGATTTATCCGGCCTTTTTTGTGGCCCGCTTTAAGCCCATCCATATCCTGAAAGGGAAAGGTTATGCGAGTCTTCCCCAAGGGGCCAGGCTGAGAAAGGTGCTGGTGAGCATTCAATTCTGGGTGTCTATCGTGCTGATGGCCGGAACCTTTGGTATTTACAAACAAATCAGCTATTTGCAAAGCCAACCGATGGGCTTCCAGCAAGATCAGGTCATTAATGTGCCGCTGTTTAGCCCTAATGTTAACGCCGTTTTTGGAGGCGTAGATGCCAATTTACGGCAAAAAACCAATGCTTTTGAAGAAGAATTATTGAAAAACCCTAAGGTAGAGGCCGTTACCCTGTCCTCTGGCACCTTGGGCGTAGGTGCCGTCCGCCGCAGGATCGATTCTGACAACATCCCACCCGAAGAAAATGTATTTGCTGCTGGCTTATCGGTCGATTACGACTTTGTTGAAACCTATGCACTAGAATTGGTCACCGGCCGCAGCTTTGGCCGGGCTTTTGGTACCGACCACCTGGATGCCTATGTGATCAACGAAAGCGCGGTAACCCTCCTGGGCTGGGAAAGCCCGGAGCAGGCCCTGGGCCAAATGGTGGACCGGGAAGGGAAAAAAGGGAAAGTCATAGGAGTGGTCAAAGATTTCCATTATCGCAGCCTGCGCTATCCGATCGATGCGTTCATTATGGATGTCAACCCGGCTACCTTTAATACCTTTTCGATCCGGATACAAGGAAGTGACCTACCTGAAACGATTGATTTTATTGAATCCAAGTGGAATACCATGTTCCCGGAAAAAGTATTTGAAAACACCTTTTTGGACGAAACCATTGGCAATTCCTATGCATCGGACACTCGTTTCGGACAAATAATTTCCTATTTCGCTTTTCTGGCGATCTTGATTTCCTGTTTTGGACTGTATGGCCTGGTCACTTATACCGCCGTTCAAAAAACAAAGGAAATCGGCATTCGCAAAGTATTGGGCGCCTCCATTAGCCATATCTTATTGCTGTTATCCAAAGAATTTATTTGGCTGATTGGCATTGCGGGACTGCTGGCTTTCCCCTTGGTTTATTATGGCTTACAACAATGGCTGAGCAATTTTGCTTTCACGATAAAACTGGGCGTTGGGCTACTCCTTGCTCCTTGGGCACTGGTCCTGGCCATCGCCTTGTTAACCTTGAGTTACCAAGCCCTGAAGGCTGCTTTTTCCGATCCGGTGAAGGCCCTTCGGTACGAATGA
- a CDS encoding ABC transporter ATP-binding protein yields the protein MIVLKDVEKFIRTGLNKTWLLSDINLEIKEGEFVTIMGPSGAGKTTLLNIFGMLENASGGEYYFMDEPVHRLKERRRNELHKQYMGFVFQAYHLIDDLTVYENIETPLLYRGVKAKDRQSIVANMLDRFNIVAKKDLFPDQLSGGQQQLVGVARAIVHKPRLLLADEATGNLHTKQGEQIMELFKGLNDEGVTIIQVTHSEKNAAYGSRIIEIVDGTIRTDEAIRKPSAASTPNDN from the coding sequence ATGATCGTATTAAAAGATGTAGAAAAATTCATTCGAACGGGCCTGAATAAAACCTGGTTGTTGAGTGATATAAATTTGGAGATCAAAGAAGGTGAATTTGTGACTATCATGGGCCCTTCCGGTGCAGGTAAGACTACCCTTTTGAATATTTTTGGTATGCTCGAAAATGCATCTGGCGGAGAATACTACTTTATGGACGAACCCGTTCATCGTTTGAAAGAACGCCGTCGCAATGAATTACATAAACAATACATGGGCTTCGTTTTTCAAGCCTATCACCTCATTGATGACCTAACCGTTTATGAAAACATAGAAACCCCTTTGCTTTATCGTGGCGTCAAAGCCAAAGACCGCCAAAGTATCGTCGCCAATATGCTCGACCGCTTTAATATCGTGGCCAAAAAAGATTTGTTTCCCGATCAACTTTCCGGCGGACAACAACAACTCGTTGGGGTGGCTAGAGCCATCGTGCACAAACCCCGCTTATTACTGGCCGATGAGGCAACAGGCAATCTACATACCAAACAGGGTGAACAAATCATGGAACTCTTTAAAGGACTCAATGATGAAGGCGTAACCATCATCCAGGTCACACATTCCGAAAAGAATGCCGCTTATGGTTCCCGTATCATTGAGATCGTAGATGGGACCATCCGCACGGATGAGGCCATCAGAAAACCTTCTGCGGCGAGTACACCCAATGACAATTAA
- a CDS encoding ABC transporter permease — translation MFKTLMRTIWRNALRRPVFTGINLLGLSLGIACSFIMLLYVQQEWSYDKHFPKADKVFRIGTGFMNMGAFAISQEILRDNLLEKCKDVAAATRITSRGGPQPVKIGEQTFIQEELLYVDSTFFDVFAYTFEAGQAATALQEPNSVVITADLAEKYFGKRDVMGEYLAFGEEQTLFQVSGVVEEQTQKSHLPTGMWLPIYPKLRGETSWMSGSLYNYVRLHDQAEQADLEAYLDQLQREDVYPQIQPQMPVEEWLQSNMAVRFYPQPLPTIYLSAPLGFELSPGGNPVLVNILAIIGLIILLMASFNYINLTTAVGIARAKEVGVKKTLGAGPFALKGQFLLEAILFSVVAASIATGLAEILLYVVEKVTGNVLIEQLLASWKQALLLLGFALMVGSLSGLYPAFFLTRFKPIQVLKGQLGLKKQSFFRGGLIVLQFTMAAFLLIGTFTVYQQFQYMNKSDKGFQHQNVMVLYQLDSLGGSKESFRQLIGQHHEVLTSSFNSRMPAGRNLWQATYKTEVMANPISITSFPIDEDYLEVMGMQLVEGRNFSKDLAADSSALILNESAVAALELTDPIGKVLNENQRIVGVVKDFHFQDFHHDIAPAVLNFDRTGHNLTLKLKGNDVAGFLSYLEGRWAEFVPGEKMAYYFLDENLAALSEKEAVLSKAIAIFSVLAIFIACLGLLGLAVFMTTLRTKEMGIRKILGASISSIVGILAKDFLLLITLAALIAIPLAYWGGQRWLADFAFRIDLEWWLFVLPALAILLIAWLTVSYHSLRLARTNPVDALHVE, via the coding sequence TTTCATGAATATGGGCGCATTTGCCATTAGCCAGGAAATCCTGCGAGATAACCTGCTGGAAAAATGCAAAGACGTAGCGGCAGCGACCAGGATCACTTCCAGGGGCGGGCCGCAGCCGGTGAAAATAGGCGAGCAGACGTTTATTCAGGAAGAATTGCTGTATGTGGATTCCACTTTTTTTGACGTTTTCGCTTATACCTTCGAAGCTGGGCAAGCTGCCACCGCATTACAGGAGCCCAATAGCGTGGTCATCACGGCCGATCTGGCCGAAAAGTACTTTGGTAAGCGAGACGTCATGGGTGAATATTTGGCTTTCGGAGAAGAGCAAACCCTTTTTCAAGTGAGCGGTGTCGTGGAGGAACAGACCCAAAAATCACATTTACCAACGGGCATGTGGCTGCCCATTTATCCCAAACTCAGAGGCGAAACAAGCTGGATGTCTGGCAGTTTGTATAATTATGTTCGTTTGCATGACCAAGCGGAGCAAGCAGATTTGGAAGCCTATCTGGATCAACTCCAGCGGGAGGATGTGTACCCCCAAATACAACCCCAAATGCCTGTGGAAGAATGGCTACAAAGCAACATGGCTGTCCGCTTTTACCCACAGCCTTTGCCCACAATTTACCTGAGTGCCCCATTGGGCTTTGAGCTAAGCCCCGGCGGAAATCCCGTGCTGGTCAACATACTGGCCATCATCGGCCTGATTATCCTTTTGATGGCTAGTTTCAATTACATCAATTTAACAACGGCAGTAGGCATTGCCCGCGCCAAGGAAGTGGGGGTGAAAAAGACCCTGGGTGCCGGCCCATTCGCCTTAAAAGGGCAATTCCTCTTAGAGGCCATCCTTTTTAGTGTAGTGGCGGCCAGCATCGCCACCGGCTTGGCGGAAATACTGTTGTATGTAGTCGAAAAAGTAACTGGAAATGTATTAATCGAACAGTTGTTGGCAAGTTGGAAACAGGCCCTGTTGCTGCTCGGTTTTGCTTTGATGGTTGGCTCCTTGTCAGGATTATATCCCGCCTTTTTTCTGACGCGTTTCAAACCCATACAGGTGTTGAAGGGACAGCTTGGCCTTAAAAAGCAAAGCTTTTTCAGAGGAGGCCTGATCGTCCTCCAGTTTACCATGGCCGCCTTCCTTTTGATAGGGACATTCACGGTTTACCAGCAGTTTCAGTACATGAATAAATCAGACAAGGGGTTTCAACACCAGAATGTGATGGTGCTGTACCAACTGGATTCACTAGGCGGAAGCAAGGAAAGCTTCAGGCAACTTATTGGGCAGCATCACGAGGTATTAACGAGTAGTTTTAACAGCCGAATGCCAGCAGGCCGCAACTTATGGCAAGCCACCTACAAAACGGAGGTGATGGCCAACCCCATCAGCATCACCAGTTTCCCCATCGATGAGGATTATTTGGAAGTCATGGGGATGCAACTGGTAGAGGGCCGCAATTTCAGCAAAGATTTGGCCGCCGACTCTTCCGCCCTCATCCTGAATGAATCAGCAGTAGCGGCGCTCGAATTGACGGATCCTATCGGTAAAGTATTGAATGAAAATCAACGAATTGTAGGAGTCGTCAAAGATTTCCATTTTCAGGACTTCCACCACGATATCGCCCCCGCCGTCCTGAACTTTGACCGGACGGGCCACAACCTGACACTAAAGTTGAAAGGCAATGATGTGGCGGGCTTTCTAAGTTATTTGGAAGGACGATGGGCGGAATTTGTCCCCGGTGAAAAAATGGCTTATTATTTTTTGGACGAAAACCTGGCCGCCCTCTCCGAAAAAGAAGCCGTATTGAGTAAGGCGATTGCCATTTTTTCCGTTTTAGCTATTTTTATAGCCTGTTTGGGCCTATTAGGCCTAGCCGTATTCATGACCACCCTGCGCACCAAGGAGATGGGGATTCGAAAAATACTGGGCGCCTCTATCAGTAGCATCGTAGGCATTTTGGCCAAAGACTTTCTGCTGTTAATCACCCTGGCAGCCCTCATTGCCATTCCCTTGGCCTACTGGGGCGGACAACGCTGGCTAGCCGATTTCGCCTTCCGTATTGACCTGGAATGGTGGCTCTTTGTCCTGCCTGCCCTGGCCATATTACTGATCGCCTGGTTAACGGTAAGCTATCATTCCCTGCGATTAGCCCGTACCAATCCCGTTGATGCCCTGCATGTGGAGTGA